The DNA sequence AAATCAGCGATATTCGGGTCCGATCCCAACTACGGTCGTATCATGATGGCCCTGGGGAACAGCGGATGCGAGTTCAAGCTCGAAGATGTCCGCCTGACCATCAAGGGCGGAGACATGGAAGTCCCGATCCTGGATTCAGGAGCACCTGTCTTCCAAGACGAGCGCTCTGTTGAAGTGGTCCGTATGGCGATGGACAACAAGGAGGTCTCTATCCTGGTGGATCTGGGAATCGGAAAGGAGACCGCTACTGGATGGGGATGCGACCTCACGTACGACTACGTCCGCATCAACGCGGAATACGCCACGTGATATCATGGATAACCTGTATGTCCTGAAGTTCGGAGGCAACGCCATCCGCGGAAAGGAGGCGATGATGCGCCTGGCTAAGGAGATATCACAGATGATGTCGCAGGGCGCCAAGGTCATCCTGGTCCACGGCGGAGGCCCTGAGATCTCGGAGGAGATGGAAAGGAGGGGGCTGAAACCGAAGAAGGTAGCAGGGATAAGGGTAACGGACGCTGACGGTCTGGAGGTTGCCGAGAAGGTGCTCTCCAATCTGAACAATGATGTGGTGGGATGCCTGACGGAGGCCGGTGTGAAGGCCATAGGCATGCCCGGATACCATTGCACCCTCTGCGTGAGGAAGGCTCCCGTGAAGGTCGTCGAGGACGGCAAGGAGATCACGGTTGACGTCGGACTCGTGGGTGAAGTGTCCGAATGCGACCCGAATGTCCTGCTGGACCTTCTGGAGAATGAAATAGTCCCCGTGATCTATCCTATTGGTAAGGACAAGGACGGAAAGAAACTGAATGTGAACGCCGACACGATGGTGGCGGGAATCGCCGCAGCGGTTCCATGCAAGGAGATGATCGCGATAACGGATGTCCCCGGGATACTCATGGACGTGAACGACCCCGGTTCCAAGCTGGACAAGGTGACGCTGAAGGACATCGACGATCTGATCGAGAAGGGAGTGATTTCCGGAGGTATGATCCCCAAGGTGGATGCCTGCCGCAAAGCGATACTCGCAGGAGTGAGCGAGGTCCGTATGGTGAACGGAACCGATCCGGAATGCATCGTGGCGGATGTGATGAAGGAGGGTAGCCTCCACGGAACAATCATAGTGAGATGAATCAAATGAATTTCGAAGAAGTAAAGGAACTCAGTACACAGTACCTCTTCCAGAACTACGGCCGTATCGAGCTGTCGTTTACACACGGTGAGGGCTGCTATCTGTATGACACCGAGGGAAAGAAGTATCTGGACTTGGTGGCTGGAATCGCTGTCAACTCCATCGGTTACTCCCACCCCGAGTGGGTGAAGGCCATGCAGGAGCAGGTTGCCAAACTGATTCATGTTTCAAACCTATACTACGTCGAGGAGCAGGCGAGATTGGCGGAGAAGATCGCGACTATAACACCTGGTGATCTGAACCGCACCCTGTTCGTCAACAGCGGAGCAGAGGCCAACGAGGGTGCACTGAAGCTAGCAGTCAGATACACCGGACGTTCCAAGGTCATGGCCGCTCTGAACGGTTTCCACGGAAGAACCTCTGCGGCACTGGGGGCAACAGGACAGACCAAATATCAGGCATCGTTCGAGCCCCTCATCAGCTCCGCATACCAGTACTATGAGTACGGGGACTGCGAGTCCGTCAAGAAGATGATGAACAAGGATGTCGCTGCACTCATCGTCGAACCAATCCAGGGAGAGGGCGGAGTCAGAACAGCGTCGCAGGAGTTCTTCAAGACCGTTCGCGACCTGTGTACCGACAACGGCACTCTGATGATCGTGGATGAGGTCCAGACAGGAATCGGACGTACA is a window from the Thermoplasmata archaeon genome containing:
- the argB gene encoding acetylglutamate kinase — translated: MDNLYVLKFGGNAIRGKEAMMRLAKEISQMMSQGAKVILVHGGGPEISEEMERRGLKPKKVAGIRVTDADGLEVAEKVLSNLNNDVVGCLTEAGVKAIGMPGYHCTLCVRKAPVKVVEDGKEITVDVGLVGEVSECDPNVLLDLLENEIVPVIYPIGKDKDGKKLNVNADTMVAGIAAAVPCKEMIAITDVPGILMDVNDPGSKLDKVTLKDIDDLIEKGVISGGMIPKVDACRKAILAGVSEVRMVNGTDPECIVADVMKEGSLHGTIIVR
- a CDS encoding acetylornithine transaminase; protein product: MNFEEVKELSTQYLFQNYGRIELSFTHGEGCYLYDTEGKKYLDLVAGIAVNSIGYSHPEWVKAMQEQVAKLIHVSNLYYVEEQARLAEKIATITPGDLNRTLFVNSGAEANEGALKLAVRYTGRSKVMAALNGFHGRTSAALGATGQTKYQASFEPLISSAYQYYEYGDCESVKKMMNKDVAALIVEPIQGEGGVRTASQEFFKTVRDLCTDNGTLMIVDEVQTGIGRTGKWFGIQNFDVTPDIITMAKALGGGAPIGAVTSTEEISKVMTPGTHGTTFGGNPLVTASGCAVLDIMKNEKLVENARDVGERWMTDLMAIGSDKIKQVRGYGLIIGIEMDTNETATMVQKVCRASGVLVNVCHGNTVRLIPPLIINDEQKDTFTKILKEALSV